The DNA window GCCAGGTCGATGGTGGTCCGGGATTCCAAGGCGGCGGCGAGGTTGGTTTTCGCCTCGGCCAGCTGGCTGATTCGCACCGCCAGTCGAAGGGCCTTGGACGCATAGTAGGCATACGCTTCCACCATGTCGATGTCCTCTCCGGTGAAGCCATGGGACCGGGTGGAATACATGTTCAGACCCGCTTCCGCTTCCCCCTCCAACAGGAGCGGTATGGACAGGCTTGATTCCACGCCTTCCCCCAGCGCGGCTGCAGTGTAGTCGGGCCAGCGGCGCTCACAGTTAAGGTCCGGGACGTGGATAATAGCCTGTTCGCGGATTGCTGTCAGGCACGGTCCCTCACCGGCACTGTATTGGGTTTCATCGAGCCGGAGTGCGTTCACTATAGTGCTGGCCACGGTCACCGGTTTCTTCCGCTGTATCAGCGTGATGCTGCAGAAGGCAGCGGCCGGGTCAGCCAGGGTGAGAGCGGAGAACTCGGCCAGCTCGTCCAGCATCTCCTTCACATCCCCGGTTTTCAGGACAAGTTCCTGCAGACGGTCTACGACAACACTCGAGGGCAAGAGACGCGGTTCTTGGGCCATCATCGGCCTCGTTCCTCATAGGGCCCTGACAACAACCCCTTGGCGGGAGGCCCTGAAGGACAACGAAACCGCACGGGCGGCGGTTCTTTGAGTATGGCCGCTGACGCAGAGAATGGGTAGCTGCCCAGCTGCGAGGCGTCTGATCGGCCAATCACCCGGACCCCGAGGGATGTAAGAATCCCGGGAGGAGACGCTCCTTTGTCCGTCCATAACTGCATGTCACTGCCTGCCGGTCCATGAGAGAGCACCCTGATTCTTCCGCCGGGCGGGGGCGCCGGCCACTCCTTTGCACCGAACCTCCGCCCGTGTGTGCGCCGACAAGGGACGCTGCCCGGGACGAAGCCGATGCCTCCGCCGGCTCCGCCCTTTGCAGCGAACCGCAGCCGCGTCAGCCATGGGACGCCCGAACGGAATTCCAAGGTTTTCGTAGGTTTCGACCCCACCCTGAGGGGATACTACGAACGCATTGGGGCAGTCATGGATTCTGGTTCGAGGACATATTTTGACCGGGCATTGAGCCGGCGTCAGTTTGGCTGGATAGTCGGTGGTGGCGCGATGGCAACCCTCGGCTTGTGAGATCCAGAGACCACCTGGCGTTTAGGCGTGTCCATGCCAGAGGCAGGAAGCGGTGAATTGCCTAGAGACCTAGCCCGGTCTCCTGACGCTCAGATTCCGCAGGCCCGTGCCCGGACGGGCCAGCATCTGGAGCCGCCCAAGAATCTGATGGGCCCACCGGGACCGCACACGATAGTCCCAGTTAAGGGCGTTCAGGGCGAGACTGATCAAGTCCCTAATTGAAGGAGCGGGTGCAAGGGGTCAAGTTCCGCAGAAGGTCCGGTAGGCGCCGAAATCTTCCGGGGCGCCGACTGCGTATTGCTCGAGACCGGGGCGCTAGTCGAAGGGGCGGGTGACCGCGTTCAGAAGCCGGAACAGTGGCTGCATCTCGCCGCTCGTAGCGGCGGCCAAGGCCTCTTCCATCAGGTGGTTGCGGGGAATGTAAGCGGGGTTGACCCGGTCCATGGCGTCGGCGTCCGGTCCCAAGGCACGCCAGCGGTCAGCCCAGGCATCGAACGCCGTTACATCAGGAAACAGTTGCCGCGCAGGCTCCGAGTGGCCGCGGGCCGCTTTGCCAAGGCTGCGGAAGATCGAGGTGTAGTCGACGTGTCCCTCCTGCAGGAGGGCCAAAAGCTCTTCGACGAGGGGCCAGGTCACGTTGTCACTGAGCCCAGGACGGAATCCAAGCTTCGCGTTCATGCCCGCCGCCCATGCAGCACTGTACTGACGGCGGAAATCATCCAGTGACTCCACCGAGAGCTGGATGGCCATCTCCTGGTCCTCATGCAGCAGGGGCAGAAGAGACTCGGCGAGACGGGCGAGATTCCATTCCGCCACCACTGGCTGGTTCCGATAGGCGTAGCGGCCGCTGTCGTCGACCGAGCTGTAGACGGCAGCGGGATCGAACGCGTCCATGAAGGCACACGGGCCGTAATCGATCGTCTCGCCCGAAATTGTCATGTTGTCGGTGTTCATCACCCCATGGACGAATCCCACCAGCATCCAGCGGGCCACCAGCGACGCCTGCGCAGCAACGACTGCGTGGAACAGGGCGAGATAGGGGTTTTCGGCTCCCGCCGCGGCCGGATAGTGCCTGGTGATCGCGTACTCGGCCAGGCGGCGAACGAGACCGGTGCCCCCCATGGCCGCGGCGTACTGAAAAGCTGCCCACGCGCACATGACTCATCGCGACGCGGGTGAGCACGGCTCCGGGCAGCACGGTCTCACGCTGCACCAGACGCCCCGTTCCCACAACGGCAAACGACCGTGTGGTGGGAATGCCTAACGCGTGCATGGCTTCGCTGACGAGATACTCGCGCAGCATCGGTCCAACAACCGCCAGGCCGTCTCCCCCGCGGCCGAACGGTGTGCGCCCTGACCCCTTCAGGTGCACGTCCCGTAGCAGACCGTCAGCGTGCATGATCTCGCCCAGCAACAGGGCACGCCCGTCCCCAAGCCGCGGGGCGTACCAGCCGAACTGGTGACCCGCGTAAGCCTGTGCGACCGGCGTGGCATCAACGGGGAGCCGATTCCCGGTTAGCAGGCCCATCCCGTCGGCACTGCCTAAGAAGTCAGGATCCAGGCCCAATTCGGTGGCCAACGGCTCGTTGAGCACCAATAATTGAGGGTCGGGAATGCCCACAGCCCGCCACGCAATGGCCATCTCCGGAAAGTCGCGGGCAAAGTGGCCGCTCATGGCGACGGCTGACAGGGAGACGGCATCCATCCATCAAGAATAGCCGCGACACGATGACCGGTGACGGTTCCCGGCACCGGCCCGGCCTCAAAGGTTCGACCTTCTTGTGACCGTCGACGCGGACTGCGCCTTCGCGTCAGGCCAGTCGCGCTTGCCCAACACTGACGACGACAAACCGTCCGGAACTGGCGGCGGCTTCATTCCCGACCGGCAGACGGACTGGCACCTGTCAGCGAAGCACAGATTCGACCAGTTCTCGCGGCGGACCGCAATCGGCATTGCACTCTGAAATCATGCCGCCCCACTCCCCCACCTCCATGAATCACCAGAAGCAACTGCGATGTTTGATGCTCCTATGTCTCGTCAGACGGGAGTGTCCGTTTAACGGTTGATCCACGGTGGGCATTTACTTGATTCTTCCGTCGAAGGCCAGTCAAGGAACGGTACGAACTCGCTTCATGCGTTCTCCCACAGCCGGCTGATCGCCGGGTACTGCCTGCCCCATTTGCCCGAGAACTCCACGAAGCGTTCCTTCGCCGCGGCCTCGGACGGCGCTGTGTAGACCGGGCGCAGATCACAGGACATTTCGTCCCAGTACTGCCGGGCGACATAGCGGAAGGTGTTGCCGATCAGGCGCACGATGCAGGTCTGGACGACAGTGAGCTGCCAGACCGTGCTGATGGCCTCGGGCAGGCCCTTGAGCCCGTCGCAGACCGGGATGCAGACGTCCTCGGCACCGGCTTCTCCGGGATGGTAGCCGACCTTGCTCAACGGCTCCTCACCCACCTGCACCGCCTAACCGAGGAGATCGATGAACTCACAGCCGAACTCAGCCGCCGGATCACAGTCATCGCTCCGGCATTGCTGGCGATCGTCGGCTGCAGGACTTTGACGGCGGCGAAGATTCTGGGAGAGACCGCCGGCGTTACGCGGTTCCGCTCGAAGGACGCCTACCCATGCCATAACGGCACTGCCCCGCTGCCGGTGTGGTCGTCGAACAAGGCCCGGCACCGACTCTCCCGAACCGGGAACAGACAGCTGAACGCGGCGCTGCACCGGATCGCGCTCACCCAGGCCCGCTGCCATCCCGGCGCGCGAGAGCTTCTGGCCCGGCGCAAAGCAGGCGGAGACGGCGGCATGGAAGCACTGCGTATCCTCAAACGCCGACTATCCGACGTTGTATTCCGGGCTCTGATCGACGATCACAAAACCTCCGCATCCAGCACGCTCATCCTCGCCGCTTGACAGAGGAGCTAGCCACAGTCCCGGGCCATCACAACCAGTGGCACACGACCCGCTCTGAGAGGGCGGGAACTTCTGGATCCGACGCGGAGCGGTACAGGACGTCCCCCATGCGGGGGTCGACTTCGGCCGGGGGTTCTGGCTGTGCCGCTTCTTCCGGTTTCGCTGCGTCGTCCATGAGCTGGTCAATACGTTCCGAGTCCCTCTGGGCGGGTTTGAGCGCGTCGGCGTGCTTGAAGGGTTCCGCCAGTGCTTTGTCTGCCTGTTCGACGCGCGACCCGGTACAGTTCACACCGCCATCGAGCGGGCAGGCGGCTCTGACCGGAGACCGGCTCGCGGCCGTGCCGTGCCCGTGGTCGGGGTGGTGTCGAGCCCGCTTGAGCGTTGTCAGCAGACCGCCCAGTTCATCCTCGATCGCCAGGCTGGCACGCCGTTCGCGCCGGTCGATCCCGATCTCACCGAGTGCGATTACGGTCAGTGGCAGGGCCGCACGCTCAGTGATCTTGCGACCGAGGATTTGTGGCCGGTTGTGCAGTTGCAGCCGTCCGCCGTCGTCTTTCCCGGCGGTGAATCCCTGGCCGCGCTGCAGGCTCGGTCGGTGGCAGCGATTCGACGCCACGATACAGCCTTCGAAGCCGTGTACGGGCCAGCGTGCGTGTGGGTGGCGGTGAGTCACGGTGACATCATCAAGTCAATCCTCGCCGACGCGCTCGGCATGCATCTTGACCTGTTCCAGTCGTGGCTGTCGAACGCCCCACTGTGGCGATGCGCCGGTGGGCGGCGGTGCAGGGCAGAAGGCGCCGTGAACCTCATGTGCCTAAAATACTGACATGCCTACACGTGTTCACGAGTTTGTCTGGCCTGATCGGGTCGTCGTCGGCACCATTGGCCTTCCGGGGGCGCGCACGTTCTATCTGCAGGTGCGCACAGGGACTCAAATCGTAAGTATCGCCTTGGAGAAGCAGCAGTCCGCTCTGCTCGCCGACAAAATCGACGAAATGCTCGACCAGCTTCTGACCGTCGAGGGCAACCCCCACAGCGTTCCCGCCAGTACTCCCATCGAACTCGTCGACAATGACCAGCTCGAGGCCGTTCAGGAGCAGTTTCGGGCCGGCGCCATGAGCTTAGGTTGGGACCCGACGACGGCGCAGGTCGTGATAGAGGCCTACCAGATCACTGATGTCGATGCTGATGACAACGACGGATCGCTTGATGAGGACGGCGCTGACGTGCCCGAAATGCTGCTGGTGCGGATGCCGGTTGGCACCGCCCGCGCATTCGCCAAGCGAACCCGTGAGGTTGTGGGCGCCGGGCGTCCCGCATGCCCGCTCTGCGGTTACCCCGTAGACGCCGACGGGCACGTCTGCACTCTTCCCGAGGTCTGATGCCGGCGCCAGACCTGTTGACGGCCAAGCTGACGCTCACCTGCCGCATTACGACGGCGTCGAACGCCACCTTCCTGGGCAGCATCGGCCACACGACGGTCGTCTATAAGCCGATAGCAGGCGAAAGTCCGCTGTGGGATTTTCCCCACGGCTTCCTTGCTCACCGGGAGGTTGCCGCCTACCTGGTCTCGGAGGTCCTCGGCTGGAACGTGGTGCCATGCACCTGGCTGCGCGCTGGTCCGTTCGGCGAAGGGATGGTGCAGCTGTGGCAGGAGACAGACCCCGACCAGAACGCGGTGGACCTCGTTGCGTCGGACGACGTACCAGAGATTGGTTGGAAACACGTTCTCGAGGGTCAGGATGAGAACGGACGGATGGTGGCCCTCATACACGAGGACTCTCCTGCGCTCAGACGCGTGGCGGTGTTCGACGTTGTCGTGAACAACGCCGACCGCAAAGGCGACCACATTCTTGCCATGACGGACGGACACCGGTACGGCGTGGACCATGGAATCACCTTTCACCGTGATCACAAGCTGCGCACGGTGCTGTGGGGATGGCTGGGAGACGCTCTGACCGCCGAGGAACGCGACGGCATCGATCGTGTCAGCGAAGGACTGCACGGTGGGCTGGGCCGAAACCTGGTGGGCTTGCTCAGCGCCGAAGAAATTGCATCGCTCGCCGCGCGCTGCGCCCGGTTGCGCTTGGCAGGGCGGTTTCCGGCTCCGAGTGGTGAGATGTCGGCGGTGCCCTGGCCGCTGTTCTGAGGGAATTACGGCTACGGGCTTCGCAGGCTGTGTCACGTTGATGGCATGGTTCTAAAGCTAGCGACGGAGCTCATCATTCCTGAGCGCA is part of the Arthrobacter sp. KBS0703 genome and encodes:
- a CDS encoding GAF domain-containing protein, which encodes MLDELAEFSALTLADPAAAFCSITLIQRKKPVTVASTIVNALRLDETQYSAGEGPCLTAIREQAIIHVPDLNCERRWPDYTAAALGEGVESSLSIPLLLEGEAEAGLNMYSTRSHGFTGEDIDMVEAYAYYASKALRLAVRISQLAEAKTNLAAALESRTTIDLATGAIMAENRCSQRLP
- a CDS encoding transposase; translated protein: MSKVGYHPGEAGAEDVCIPVCDGLKGLPEAISTVWQLTVVQTCIVRLIGNTFRYVARQYWDEMSCDLRPVYTAPSEAAAKERFVEFSGKWGRQYPAISRLWENA
- a CDS encoding DUF3090 domain-containing protein; protein product: MPTRVHEFVWPDRVVVGTIGLPGARTFYLQVRTGTQIVSIALEKQQSALLADKIDEMLDQLLTVEGNPHSVPASTPIELVDNDQLEAVQEQFRAGAMSLGWDPTTAQVVIEAYQITDVDADDNDGSLDEDGADVPEMLLVRMPVGTARAFAKRTREVVGAGRPACPLCGYPVDADGHVCTLPEV
- a CDS encoding SCO1664 family protein codes for the protein MPAPDLLTAKLTLTCRITTASNATFLGSIGHTTVVYKPIAGESPLWDFPHGFLAHREVAAYLVSEVLGWNVVPCTWLRAGPFGEGMVQLWQETDPDQNAVDLVASDDVPEIGWKHVLEGQDENGRMVALIHEDSPALRRVAVFDVVVNNADRKGDHILAMTDGHRYGVDHGITFHRDHKLRTVLWGWLGDALTAEERDGIDRVSEGLHGGLGRNLVGLLSAEEIASLAARCARLRLAGRFPAPSGEMSAVPWPLF
- a CDS encoding transposase, producing the protein MVADLAQRLLTHLHRLTEEIDELTAELSRRITVIAPALLAIVGCRTLTAAKILGETAGVTRFRSKDAYPCHNGTAPLPVWSSNKARHRLSRTGNRQLNAALHRIALTQARCHPGARELLARRKAGGDGGMEALRILKRRLSDVVFRALIDDHKTSASSTLILAA